The following are encoded together in the Zygosaccharomyces rouxii strain CBS732 chromosome C complete sequence genome:
- the CIK1 gene encoding Cik1p (weakly similar to uniprot|Q01649 Saccharomyces cerevisiae YMR198W CIK1 is important for proper organiziation of microtubule arrays and establishment of a spindle is essential for karyogamy and expression is regulated by KAR4 and mating spindle pole body associated protein and to uniprot|Q12045 YPL253C VIK1 Protein that forms a complex with Kar3p at the spindle pole body, possible regulator of Kar3p function in microtubule-mediated processes; required for sister chromatid cohesion), translating into MNHSKIPSISTSGANLSIKRRRLSSSPMLQDVTNHVYTRPSIRHVSEGHSQQQNRRLLNKYIYGDATVIEEVKKRERKIIKDINHFRNAILEIEKESAQIRERQLPDIQYAISKRITMCSELQKELSQQVSQLDLKEGEIEMLRRNEEMNISNLHLKWSVELQELETQLRKEQDDRRLKWEKQLLQLENLKPDEKIEQEIRQLKTEMAQVEEKWQELRKQNQDRCNEYSKELDQELEKFKSLKAGPMDELIKEQTELKNKKQDLDSQHQSLVQKMETCDKDCRELEDGVVQIEQKILEIEEHNKPLKEEVDTLLIEYELEDRKTQDVQELAHREEKFYNSKFDKMEQEQLRRRKLENSIDEMKGQIRRFAYVTGEFQDCEVDYAKRCVDDTYSFNRIVPSILMDEKEMLFQEYEMYHDMCLGRGINFNLISVSSKPWTSLRFALLNFLCDKCLPHYHIDLQYVFLSEEMPSQDMLSQDASKDDKEIELKIEKDSIEIDSCVIRIKNGAEDLPSSILQETPRVSSGIGVVKFQLTPMVGDSKLEGKPIDFYFLEVCDSRMISILDNVVSPGQTMKSPISLIFKKLLLDTKSCLWFNLNDKYNYRSLLDLSNRISKMKNLKNGRRSI; encoded by the coding sequence ATGAACCATTCCAAGATACCTTCCATTTCAACCAGCGGTGCGAATCTCTCGATTAAAAGACGTAgattatcatcatcgcCCATGTTACAGGATGTGACTAATCACGTTTACACCAGACCGTCGATAAGGCATGTATCTGAGGGTCATTCACAACAGCAGAATCGCAGATTGCTCAATAAATATATCTATGGTGATGCTACAGtaattgaagaagttaagAAAAGGGAACGCAAAATTATTAAAGATATTAATCATTTCCGTAATGCAATTTTAgagattgaaaaggaatcGGCTCAGATAAGGGAGAGGCAGTTGCCTGACATTCAGTATGCAATTTCGAAAAGAATTACCATGTGCTCTGAATTACAGAAGGAGTTAAGTCAACAAGTATCACAGttggatttgaaagaaggtgaaattgaaatgtTAAGGCGGAATGAAGAGATGaatatttccaatttacaTTTGAAATGGTCTgtagaattacaagaactaGAAACCCAATTGCGTAAGGAACAAGATGACAGGCGGTTGAAATGGGAGAAGCAATTGttacaattggaaaacttaaaacctgatgaaaaaattgaacaagaaataCGACAGTTGAAAACGGAAATGGCTCAAGTAGAGGAGAAATGGCAAGAATTACGGAAGCAAAACCAGGATAGATGCAATGAATACTCTAAAGAGTTAGATCAAGAactggaaaaatttaaatccCTAAAGGCGGGTCCAATGGATGAATTAATCAAAGAACAAACTGAAttaaagaacaagaaacaAGATTTAGACTCTCAACATCAATCGTTAGTTCAAAAGATGGAAACATGTGATAAAGATTGtagagaattggaagatggaGTCGttcaaattgaacaaaaaatTCTGGAAATTGAAGAGCATAATAAACCATTGAAGGAGGAAGTAGATACCCTTTTAATAGAATACGAGTTAGAAGATAGGAAGACACAAGATGTTCAAGAATTGGCTCATAGGGAGGAAAAATTTTATAACAGTAAATTTGACAAGAtggaacaagaacaactgcgtagaagaaaattggaaaattcaatcgatgagatgaaGGGACAAATTCGTAGATTCGCATATGTGACAGGTGAGTTCCAAGATTGCGAAGTGGATTACGCCAAAAGATGCGTAGATGATACTTATTCTTTCAACAGGATCGTTCCCTCTATACTAATGGAcgaaaaagaaatgttGTTCCAGGAATACGAAATGTACCATGATATGTGTTTGGGGAGAGGTATAAATTTCAACCTAATATCTGTGAGTAGTAAACCTTGGACTAGTCTTCGATTTGCCCTATTGAACTTTCTATGCGATAAATGTCTGCCACATTACCATATCGATTTACAATATGTTTTCCTATCAGAAGAAATGCCGTCCCAAGATATGCTTTCACAAGATGcttcaaaagatgataaagaaattgaattaaagaTCGAAAAAGATTCCATTGAAATAGATTCATGCGTTATAAGAATAAAGAATGGTGCTGAAGATCTGCCGTCTAGCATACTACAAGAGACTCCACGCGTCTCTTCCGGGATTGGCGTTGTTAAATTTCAACTGACTCCAATGGTAGGAGATTCTAAATTAGAAGGTAAACCTATAGATTTTTATTTCCTAGAAGTCTGTGATTCCAGAATGATTTCCATCCTAGATAATGTGGTAAGCCCAGGTCAAACAATGAAATCCCCAATAAGTCTCATATTCAAAAAACTCCTATTAGATACCAAATCTTGTCTTTGGTTCAATCTGAATGACAAGTATAACTATAGATCGTTACTGGACCTGTCAAATAGGATCtccaaaatgaaaaatttgaaaaatggtagGAGATCGATATAA
- the YAH1 gene encoding adrenodoxin (similar to uniprot|Q12184 Saccharomyces cerevisiae YPL252C YAH1 Iron-sulfur protein of the mitochondrial matrix homologous to human adrenodoxin involved in heme a biosynthesis) translates to MFRIPRINFMVNRAVLASRRAFHAQNHMRNLQQPVARRTILTHTKPFSTTSKLSHGHLTPPKPGEELKVTFILKDGSQRTYEVAEGDSLLDIAQANNLEMEGACGGSCACSTCHVIVDPDYFDALPESDDDENDMLDLAYGLTETSRLGCQIKMSKDIDGIRVALPAMTRNVNASDFD, encoded by the coding sequence ATGTTTAGAATACCACGTATCAATTTTATGGTCAACCGTGCTGTTTTAGCCTCACGTAGAGCTTTCCATGCTCAAAATCATATGAGAAATTTACAACAACCAGTTGCTCGTCGTACCATTTTAACACATACCAAACCATTTTCTACCACTTCTAAACTTTCTCATGGTCATTTAACGCCCCCAAAACCTGGCGAAGAACTAAAAGTAACTTTTATCCTAAAGGATGGATCACAGCGGACTTATGAAGTGGCAGAAGGAGATTCACTTCTGGATATCGCACAGGCAAACAATCTAGAAATGGAAGGTGCATGTGGTGGATCTTGTGCATGCTCTACCTGTCATGTCATTGTGGATCCAGATTATTTCGACGCATTACCTGAATCGgacgatgatgagaatgataTGTTAGATTTAGCGTACGGACTCACAGAGACCAGTAGATTGGGATGTCAAATTAAAATGTCAAAAGATATTGATGGAATTCGTGTAGCTCTACCGGCAATGACAAGAAACGTAAATGCAAGTGATTTTGACTGA